In a single window of the Esox lucius isolate fEsoLuc1 chromosome 22, fEsoLuc1.pri, whole genome shotgun sequence genome:
- the spega gene encoding striated muscle preferentially expressed protein kinase isoform X9: protein MAIERLGHVGERDDGFYSNGALPSALSCCHYGSEVFRSCRKQSYDSETTEDEATEPQVPMETKEGPGRHQDKAGCRVPAGEGRMIDSSPDRRATLPVVERELMALGSRPPGAQDPMHPSRVPSSSLPQTQMGPSSSLDLPQPIQTISQPTTSLSSYKNCVTSHSTQDPALGGAVIKHKIPGTSSGGASHNSGSDSGGGRTNQPARTAPKIFDKVKEFEQKVSEVSAGVKSGRSLGRTASCDRESLFKEEGESQPDAAASRRSAFGKKRASSLEDTPVYKQRVQNFQNKFTEELARIKKMVGRPNLKKAYSTEQLPQSESRTVGKLEPIPPQVIKKLEERERVLGEGAEGGRRVAFPKSFRSQELGLLDERTAPRREECESASESRRASADRVGEVSVSMETAPVNLLPGRRSPSPRVTRKSLTREVLQNSPAMTRLSHPDEEQPPLTHTKGDSTTHIKRSSPHKELEQPLHHRRPPSPRSPSPTAQRGPSPTLVREASSPLSNFPPKPQRFSPTPSPTSTLSISPLTKRRKAELKMTIPTILVEDEPMEMEEEEAGGRRERGTTSRAGKEGWTSKTHKAGKHLGKSRKSRPMSPQPDESDDSSADEGPTEKPEFERPLRDTTATAGSEVLLKCVITGSPLPTVTWKKGDVLIRSSPSHVVKAEGELHSLLITRMGFGDAGTYCVTAVNSAGKASCNATLYIKSEPTQEQVRKPSSLPLVKVSSPVQTDEEYLSPLDKVMEIGDPSSQSSGPQSRHAFFKEPPSFQVALTDKEVTEGQEVDMSVKVRGHPQPMVYWLRDKVTLKTAGRFIVRETEVDTSEMIITSAKITDAGIYTCKIINQYGTKQSECKLEVKAAPAEEVLAITRELQDVAVRAGESAMFECYMTGPLDVDVDWLSNGKLVQPALLNCKMTFTGKRCRLLLNSVHEDDSGMYTCKLSTAKVELTSSAHLKVTPSKEPLFTRKLDILEVIEGRTARFDCKVSGSPPPSVIWKHFENQVEESENIHLLQEGGRHSLVITHVRSDTEGFYTAIAKNVHGKAECTAELYMQEPRPSVSSNMSKLEKMPSIAEEPEVLECEVEQEQRTMPDFVKPLADLEVIEGREAVLKCKVAGLPYPTIAWYHNGKKIDSTEDRKMTQHRDVHSLVIRSACHGHGGVYKSVISNKLGKSACYAHLYITDIVPNPPDGPPVVDSITGKTITLSWKKPKRLDSSIDGSSLMYAVQQQSLGSIQWNIIASNLRETTYTVTGLSKGVRYAFRVLTATAKVLSKPSPSTDLVQLIDKGPYLRKAPVILDKPDVVYMVENQSVNITLKLNHVNALVTWKRRGVVLINKPGVYEMSMPDDDQHNLKIQRVKTADSGHLVCTAKNQFGSDLCTILLAMAVPPKFESIMEDSEIHVGEMSRFAVVVEGKPDPDILWYKDDTLLSESSHFTFVYDEAECSLVVLNARLEDSGVYTCTAKNLGGQVSCKAELTVHKVRKEVVEPVEDEGTILRRMRSLTDYYDIHKEIGRGAFSYVKRVTEKKGKVEYAAKFVSARAKRKTSALQEMNLLSELDHEKIIYFHDAFEKKNMVIIITELCHEEFLDRLTKKTSILESEVRSSIQQVLEGVSYLHQKDIAHLDIKPENILMAGRHSSQIRICDFGNAVKLDTNEAQYCKYGTPEFVAPEIVNQTPISKATDIWPIGVITYLCLTGVSPFAGENDRCTVLNIRNQNVAFEENMFTDLSREAWGFVIKLLVADRLRPNSTECLRHPWFKTITNKSVSTAMLKQVLSRRRWQRSLISYKSKMVMRSIPELLNDSSNHISIAVARHLKEGSPPPSSSSDSDEDVDELPFIPMPLSLVCSGSRVSLNEIPGEEDVIKPSSCTNGAVEGVALNRHREQPVEDMVSKKDAGEIGVARETRKRVTTEEVGGPLDEEMTAVKTKRVPLAKGSSMEEDDTQTKSRRSTMRRGSSADSALLLNVQSEEGAVDEEKEDSGNKILKKSVSMELPNRSPSPGSAKMSQEDYALKLELMRQRLMRGGNSKSGLRGPLLETLGMDEERHTSSLDRNLRRSGAGGPERSLARAASTESTVDDPPKTKVFRKSSSFSQGDSEPMPLHRRFGAPLEIPTASHNTEKGERVERSHNTEKGESVERSHNTEKGERVERSHNTEKGERVERSHNTEKGETVERSHNTEKGETVERSHNTEKSQSTERITEGKELQEAASISAITEQTKLETRPISNWPSSIQPVPVTEDQGVGETKEPEEQKDSKTSVRDEDMERRTKAQERVNGHESMKEPSQVRSLLDVPPVIMIEEDPEEKEQNEKPELEIEKGKVKAGGSSPVIMSKEKTSAYASIMQTIVVPSGKSDSSQRSTPSPTLPEHPAVFAKVATERPTSPTISTRLSTALDHPTTPRQSTTPLRTDIKDIDSEEVFEARFKKRESSLTRGLRRLTRTKSDDKSPTLPLKAGEGEEVYRPGRLGAPLEMVPQGLHERSKSVQDLREVDRDTGSLGIIGRFSMRTKRTLSMDKKMEKPKVDKVKDEKPKEAEPEITASKRRVSWAIGRSKSLDTTQLDNIEAQREQEGRERKKMEESSVFAMRRKFENKVAGISASLRSKSEERKEDKEAKRRMEEEKSNKCSKENDLKKVNDSPVLAMRKKFENKVVGISGRGRSQSEDRKETVENPEGKKTTLFSRHRHSQSEGRGLKEMGIPENQLAKQTHKESKASKESIGSVSSIHSDKSKSQKSLTPETDRRSRWDRWGLGRSRKDKNPSQTDLPSDKDEGSSGNLKHCRTSSDFPPVFHIKLKDHVLLEGDPVTLSCLPAGSPHPQITWTKDKKPLEIDDRMNLISCPDGRQLITIMKTSRRDAGLYECVATNPLASVSSSCTLSLACVPKRPGTPEVPQTYNNTALVLWKPADTKAPCSYSLERKTEGGLTFIYTGDANWSIIATGVADCYYNVRDLPPGGTFRFRVACVNKAGQGPYSNISDRVSLDSTVGVSSPAVAIVKTVPAPPRHPAQLGTTLGAAFPLAQPVVTHPPREAVSTSSPSSHTSTQTSLTSPVPSAAPPSHAPTPLPAEPLVVPSPPVVKPPPFVLPKPQSPVNVVPPMTQTPPPLATPPATPTKPSVVTTVPTYSPAATTYIAPPPLPAPSFSPQVLQVTGLSPMGEGRGTPVRGTSTGRVTPKPGETALRQGVPQKPYTFLDEKARGRFGVVRECRENATGHVFMAKIVPYDQETKKSILQEYEILKSLHNDKIMALHEAYVTPRYLVLVAEYCTGKELLYSLIDRFRYSEDDVVGYLVQILQGLEYLHNKRILHLDIKPDNIMVTNLNVIKIVDFGSAQNFNPLLLKQYSSGLSTLEYMSPEMIKGDVIGPPADIWSLGVVAYVMLSGRLPFHDKDRQQTETKIQMAKFDPTKLYPNVSQSASMFLKKMLSSYAWARPSTKDCFTHAWLQDSYLMKLRRQTLTFTTTKLKEFLGEHHRHRAEVSTKHKVLLRSYSSTASPTAPSQPHPPK from the exons ATGGCTATAGAACGGCTTGGCCatgtgggtgagagagatgaTGGTTTCTATAGTAACGGTGCTCTCCCGTCTGCCCTCTCTTGCTGCCACTATGGAAGCGAAGTTTTCCGCTCCTGCCGAAAGCAAAGCTACG ACTCTGAAACAACCGAGGATGAAGCCACAGAGCCCCAGGTACCTATGGAAACAAAGGAAGGACCCGGGCGACACCAGGACAAGGCTGGCTGTAGAGTGCCTGCAG GTGAAGGTAGGATGATAGACTCCAGCCCTGACCGGAGGGCCACTCTTCCTGTGGTGGAGAGGGAGCTTATGGCTTTGGGCTCGCGGCCTCCAGGGGCTCAAGACCCAATGCACCCCAGCAG GGTGCCGTCTTCTTCTCTCCCTCAAACCCAAATGGGCCCATCCTCCAGCCTTGATTTACCCCAGCCCATTCAGACTATATCCCAACCAACCACATCCCTCAGCTCATATAAGAACTGTGTCACTTCACACAGTACCCAGGACCCAGCCCTAGGAGGCGCTGTGATAAAACACAAAATCCCAGGGACATCTTCAGGAGGCGCCTCTCATAATTCAGGCAGTGACAGCGGTGGTGGCAGGACAAATCAGCCGGCCCGCACAGCTCCAAAGATCTTCGACAAGGTCAAGGAGTTTGAACAAAAGGTGAGCGAGGTGAGTGCGGGGGTCAAGTCTGGGCGCTCCTTGGGCCGGACAGCTTCTTGTGATCGGGAGAGTCTCTTCAAAGAGGAGGGGGAAAGCCAGCCAGATGCTGCGGCCTCAAGGCGTTCTGCATTCGGAAAGAAGAGGGCCTCGTCTCTGGAGGACACACCAGTCTACAAGCAGAGGGTCCAGAACTTCCAGAACAAGTTCACAGAGGAGCTGGCCAGGATCAAGAAGATGGTGGGCAGGCCCAACCTGAAGAAGGCCTACTCCACTGAGCAATTGCCCCAGTCAGAGAGCCGGACCGTAGGCAAACTGGAGCCCATTCCCCCTCAGGTGATTAAGAAactggaggaaagagagagagtccTGGGAGAGGGAGCTGAAGGGGGGAGGAGGGTTGCATTTCCAAAATCCTTTCGGTCCCAAGAGCTGGGTCTGCTGGATGAAAGGACGGCTCCCCGACGGGAGGAGTGTGAGTCAGCGTCAGAGTCTAGGAGGGCATCTGCAGATAGAGTGGGGGAAGTCTCTGTTTCCATGGAGACAGCACCGGTTAACCTGTTACCAGGACGACGATCACCCTCACCAAGAGTCACACGGAAAAGCCTGACCAG GGAAGTCCTTCAGAACTCTCCCGCCATGACGAGGCTTTCGCACCCAGACGAAGAACAACCCCCTCTGACCCATACGAAGGGAGACTCGACAACCCACATCAAGCGTTCTTCGCCTCATAAAGAACTGGAGCAACCTCTACATCACCGAAGGCCTCCGAGCCCCAGGTCTCCAAGCCCCACCGCACAGAGAGGACCATCGCCAACCCTGGTCAGAGAGGCATCTTCCCCACTGTCCAACTTCCCTCCCAAGCCCCAGCGGTTTTCCCCAACACCATCTCCCACATCCACCCTGTCTATCAGCCCTCTGACAAAGAGACGGAAGGCTGAGCTGAAGATGACCATCCCTACCATCCTGGTTGAGGATGAACCTATGgaaatggaggaggaggaggctggaggaaggagagagagaggaacgaCGAGCAGAGCAGGGAAGGAGGGCTGGACCTCAAAGACTCACAAGGCGGGAAAACATTTGGGGAAGTCAAGGAAAAGTCGGCCTATGTCTCCTCAGCCAG ACGAATCAGATGACTCATCAGCCGATGAGGGGCCAACCGAGAAACCAGAGTTTGAGAGACCCCTGAGAGACACTACTGCCACTGCTGGCTCAGAAGTCCTGCTGAAATGTGTTATAACTGGCAGCCCACTCCCGACAG TGACTTGGAAGAAGGGTGACGTCCTGATAAGGAGCAGCCCGTCCCATGTGGTCAAGGCTGAGGGGGAGCTGCACTCGCTGTTGATAACACGGATGGGTTTTGGAGACGCCGGGACCTACTGCGTCACTGCTGTCAACTCGGCCGGGAAAGCATCGTGCAACGCCACGCTCTACATAAAATCAG AGCCAACCCAGGAGCAGGTTAGAAAGCCCAGCAGCTTGCCCCTGGTGAAGGTGAGCAGTCCAGTCCAAACAGACGAGGAGTACCTGAGTCCCCTTGACAAGGTCATGGAGATTGGAGACCCCTCTTCGCAAAGTTCAGGGCCACAGTCCAGACATGCCTTCTTCAAAGAACCTCCCTCGTTTCAG GTAGCACTTACTGACAAAGAAGtgacagagggacaggaggTCGACATGTCTgttaaggtcagaggtcatccTCAACCCATGGTGTACTG GTTGAGAGACAAAGTAACGTTAAAAACGGCAGGCAGATTCATTGTACGTGAGACAGAGGTTGACACCAGTGAGATGATAATCACGTCAGCAAAAATAACTGATGCAGGAATCTACACCTGCAAGATCATCAACCAATATGGCACCAAGCAAAGCGAATGTAAACTAGAGGTCAAAG CTGCCCCAGCAGAGGAAGTCCTGGCCATCACCAGGGAGTTGCAAGATGTAGCGGTGAGGGCCGGAGAGTCCGCCATGTTTGAGTGTTACATGACCGGACCTCTTGACGTGGACGTAGACTGGCTGTCCAATGGGAAGTTGGTCCAGCCGGCACTGCTCAACTGCAAGATGACCTTTACCGGGAAGAG GTGCCGGTTGCTGTTAAACTCAGTTCATGAAGACGACAGTGGGATGTACACCTGTAAGCTAAGTACAGCCAAAG TGGAGTTGACATCCAGTGCCCACCTAAAGGTCACTCCCTCCAAGGAGCCCCTGTTCACCCGTAAGCTTGACATCCTTGAGGTCATTGAAGGTCGCACCGCCCGCTTTGACTGTAAGGTCAGCGGGTCACCCCCTCCCAGCGTCATCTGGAAGCACTTCG AAAACCAGGTCGAGGAGAGTGAAAACATACATCTACTACAAGAAGGAGGTCGCCACTCACTGGTTATCACCCACGTCCGAAGTGACACGGAGGGCTTCTACACAGCCATCGCCAAGAATGTCCACGGAAAGGCGGAGTGCACCGCCGAGCTGTACATGCAGGAACCGCGGCCTTCCGTCTCTTCCAACAT GTCGAAGCTGGAGAAGATGCCTTCTATCGCCGAGGAGCCGGAGGTCCTGGAGTGCGAGGTGGAGCAGGAGCAGAGGACCATGCCTGACTTCGTCAAGCCCCTGGCCGACCTGGAGGTGATCGAGGGGAGGGAGGCGGTCTTGAAATGTAAAGTGGCGGGCCTGCCCTACCCCACCATCGCCTGGTACCACAACGGCAAGAAGATAGACAGCACGGAGGACAGGAAGATGACCCAGC acAGGGATGTCCACAGTCTGGTCATCCGCTCTGCTTGTCATGGACATGGGGGTGTCTACAAGAGTGTAATCTCCAACAAACTGGGAAAGTCGGCCTGCTATGCACACCTCTATATCACAG ATATTGTTCCTAATCCCCCTGACGGCCCTCCAGTGGTAGACTCCATAACAGGAAAGACAATTACTCTCAGCTGGAAAAAACCAAAGAGGCTGGACTCTTCCATAG ATGGCAGTTCTTTGATGTATGCCGTGCAGCAGCAATCTCTGGGTTCCATCCAGTGGAACATCATTGCCTCCAACCTGAGAGAGACCACCTACACTGTCACTGGTCTCTCCAAGGGGGTCCGCTATGCCTTCAGGGTCCTAACTGCCACTGCCAAGGTCCTTAGCAAACCCTCCCCATCCACTGACCTGGTGCAGCTTATAGATAAAG GTCCCTATCTGAGGAAAGCTCCCGTCATCCTGGACAAGCCTGACGTTGTGTACATGGTTGAGAACCAGTCAGTGAACATCACCCTCAAGCTGAACCATGTCAATGCTCTGGTCACCTGGAAGAGGAGGGGTGTGGTGCTGATAAACAAACCAGGGGTTTATGAGATGAGCATGCCGGATGACGACCAGCACAACCTTAAGATCCAGAGGGTGAAAACCGCAGACAGTGGTCACCTGGTCTGCACAGCCAAAAACCAGTTTGGCAGCGACCTCTGCACCATCCTGCTGGCCATGGCAG TGCCTCCTAAGTTTGAGTCCATCATGGAGGACTCTGAAATACATGTAGGAGAGATGTCTCGCTTTGCTGTGGTTGTGGAAGGGAAACCCGATCCTGACATTCTCTGGTACAAG GATGACACACTGCTATCAGAGAGCAGTCACTTCACCTTTGTGTACGACGAAGCGGAGTGTTCCCTGGTGGTGCTGAATGCCCGGCTTGAGGACTCGGGCGTGTACACGTGCACGGCTAAGAACCTGGGTGGCCAAGTCTCCTGTAAGGCTGAACTCACTGTCCACAAAG TGAGAAAAGAAGTGGTGGAGCCTGTGGAGGACGAGGGGACCATTTTGAGGAGGATGCGGAGTCTGACTGACTACTACGACATACACAAGGAGATAGGACG GGGGGCTTTCTCCTATGTTAAGAGGGTGACAGAGAAGAAAGGAAAGGTGGAGTACGCTGCCAAGTTTGTGTCTGCAAGGGCGAAGAGGAAGACCTCGGCCTTACAGGAGATGAACCTTctgtcagaactggaccatgagAAGATCATCTACTTCCATGATGCTTTTGAGAAGAAGAACATGGTCATCATCATCACTGAGCT ATGCcatgaggagtttcttgacagACTGACCAAGAAGACAAGCATCCTGGAGTCTGAG GTCCGTTCCAGTATTCAGCAGGTGCTTGAAGGGGTCAGCTACCTTCATCAGAAGGACATTGCTCATCTTGACATCAAG CCTGAGAATATCCTCATGGCAGGTCGACACAGCAGCCAGATCCGCATCTGTGACTTTGGCAATGCTGTCAAGCTGGATACCAATGAAGCGCAGTACTGCAAATATGGCACTCCGGAATTTGTTGCCCCAGAGATCGTTAACCAAACGCCCATCTCTAAGGCAACAGACATCTG GCCCATTGGGGTCATCACTTACCTATG CCTGACTGGTGTGTCTCCTTTCGCTGGTGAGAACGACAGATGTACCGTCCTAAACATCAGGAACCAAAATGTGGCTTTTGAGGAGAATATGTTCACTGACCTTTCTAGAGAGGCCTGGGGATTCGTCATCAAACTGCTGGTGGCTGACAGACT GAGGCCTAATTCTACAGAATGTCTTCGTCACCCATGGTTTAAGACTATAACAAATAAGAGCGTCAGCACAGCAATGCTCAAGCAAGTCTTATCACGAAGACGTTGGCAG CGTTCCCTTATCAGCTACAAATCAAAGATGGTAATGCGCTCAATTCCTGAGCTGCTAAATGATTCCTCCAACCACATTTCCATCGCCGTAGCCCGCCACCTCAAAGAGGGctcacccccaccctcctcatcctctgacTCAGATGAAGATGTGGATGAACTCCCCTTCATCCCCATGCCTCTGTCATTGGTATGCTCTGGCTCCAGGGTCTCCCTTAACGAGATACCAGGTGAAGAGGATGTGATTAAGCCGTCTTCCTGCACCAACGGGGCGGTGGAAGGGGTTGCGCTCAACCGGCACAGGGAGCAACCAGTAGAGGACATGGTGTCCAAGAAGGATGCCGGGGAAATAGGTGTGGCTAGAGAGACAAGGAAAAGGGTAACAACTGAGGAAGTGGGAGGGCCTTTGGATGAAGAGATGACCGCGGTGAAGACCAAACGGGTCCCCCTGGCAAAGGGCTCCAGTATGGAGGAGgatgacacacagacaaagtcCAGGAGATCAACGATGAGGAGGGGCAGTTCCGCTGACTCAGCCCTGCTCCTCAACGTCCAGTCAGAGGAGGGGGCTGTGGATGAGGAAAAGGAAGACAGTGGCAACAAAATCCTAAAAAAGTCTGTTTCCATGGAGCTGCCTAATAGGAGCCCTAGCCCTGGGTCAGCTAAAATGAGCCAGGAGGACTATGCCCTCAAACTGGAGCTGATGAGACAAAGGTTGATGAGGGGAGGCAACAGCAAAAGCGGCTTGAGGGGTCCCCTGTTAGAGACCCTTGGAATGGATGAGGAGAGGCACACCTCGTCCCTGGATCGTAATTTAAGGAGATCCGGGGCCGGGGGGCCCGAGAGGTCGCTTGCCAGAGCAGCCTCTACGGAAAGCACAGTGGACGACCCACCGAAGACCAAAGTGTTCCGGAAGAGTTCCTCGTTCAGTCAAGGAGACTCAGAGCCCATGCCTCTGCACCGGCGGTTTGGAGCCCCTTTAGAAATCCCCACAGCAAGCCATAACActgagaagggggagagggttGAGAGGAGCCATAACACTGAGAAGGGGGAGAGTGTTGAGAGGAGCCATAACActgagaagggggagagggttGAGAGGAGCCATAACActgagaagggggagagggttGAGAGGAGCCATAACACTGAGAAGGGGGAGACGGTTGAGAGGAGCCATAACACTGAGAAGGGGGAGACGGTTGAGAGGAGCCATAACACTGAGAAGAGCCAAAGCACTGAGAGGATTACGGAAGGGAAAGAACTTCAGGAGGCTGCTTCCATATCAGCAATAACAGAGCAGACCAAGCTGGAGACTAGACCGATCTCCAACTGGCCCTCCTCCATACAGCCCGTACCAGTCACAGAAGACCAAGGAGTGGGGGAAACAAAAGAaccagaggagcagaaggatAGTAAGACATCTGTCAGAGATGAAGATATGGAGAGAAGGACCAAAGCACAGGAGAGAGTAAATGGACATGAGTCAATGAAGGAGCCATCCCAGGTCAGGTCTCTTTTGGATGTACCTCCTGTAATAATGATAGAGGAGGATCctgaagagaaagaacaaaacgAAAAGCCGGAGCTAGAGATAGAAAAAGGAAAGGTCAAAGCAGGTGGCAGTTCCCCAGTGATAATGTCGAAGGAAAAAACATCTGCGTATGCCAGCATCATGCAGACAATTGTAGTACCATCTGGAAAATCTGACAGCAGCCAGAGGTCTACACCTAGTCCTACGTTGCCTGAACATCCTGCCGTCTTTGCCAAGGTGGCCACTGAACGGCCAACCAGCCCAACTATCTCGACTAGGTTGTCCACGGCCTTGGACCATCCCACCACCCCACGTCAATCGACCACACCACTCCGAACAGATATCAAGGACATAGACTCAGAAGAAGTTTTTGAAGCCAGGTTCAAGAAGCGTGAGTCATCGCTGACTCGTGGGCTTCGAAGACTGACCAGGACCAAATCAGACGATAAGTCTCCGACTCTTCCCCTTAAGGCAGGCGAGGGGGAGGAGGTATACCGTCCCGGGCGTCTGGGGGCACCGCTGGAAATGGTTCCCCAGGGATTGCATGAGAGGTCCAAGTCGGTCCAGGACCTGAGGGAGGTGGATAGAGACACAGGATCCCTGGGCATCATTGGACGGTTTTCGATGCGAACCAAGAGGACCTTATCCATGGATAAAAAGATGGAAAAGCCCAAAGTGGATAAAGTAAAGGATGAGAAGCCAAAGGAGGCTGAGCCTGAGATCACAGCCAGTAAGCGCAGGGTGTCCTGGGCCATAGGGCGTAGTAAGAGTCTGGACACAACACAGCTGGATAATATAGAGGcccagagagagcaggagggaaGGGAAAGGAAAAAGATGGAGGAGTCATCTGTCTTTGCCATGCGGCGAAAATTTGAGAACAAAGTAGCGGGCATCTCAGCCAGTTTGAGGAGCAAATCAGAGGAAAGGAAGGAGGATAAAGAGGCCAAGCGACGCATGGAAGAAGAGAAAAGTAATAAATGTTCAAAAGAAAATGATCTTAAAAAGGTAAATGATTCCCCGGTCCTAGCGATGAGAAAGAAATTTGAGAACAAGGTGGTCGGAATTTCTGGGAGAGGCCGGAGTCAGTCAGAGGATAGGAAAGAGACAGTGGAGAATCCTGAGGGAAAGAAAACTACACTGTTTTCCCGTCATCGCCATTCCCAGTCTGAGGGAAGAGGACTCAAAGAGATGGGGATACCAGAGAATCAGCTagcaaaacagacacacaaggaaTCCAAAGCGTCCAAGGAATCCATCGGTTCTGTGTCAAGCATTCATTCTGACAAGTCAAAAAGTCAGAAGTCACTGA CTCCAGAGACTGACAGGCGGTCGCGGTGGGACAGGTGGGGTCTGGGCAGGAGCAGGAAGGACAagaatccatctcaaactgacCTCCCCTCTGACAAAGATGAGGGGTCTTCAGGCAATCTGAAGCACTGCCGCACTTCCTCTG ATTTCCCTCCTGTGTTCCACATTAAGCTGAAGGACCATGTGTTGTTGGAGGGGGACCCTGTTACTCTTAGCTGCCTCCCAGCTGGAAGCCCCCACCCACAAATCACCTGGACTAAAG ATAAGAAACCGCTGGAGATAGATGACAGAATGAACCTGATCTCCTGTCCAGATGGCAGGCAGCTCATTACTATCATGAAGACCAGTAGGAGGGACGCTGGGCTCTATGAGTGTGTGGCCACCAACCCCTTAGCGTCCGTCAGCAGTTCCTGCACCCTTTCTTTGGCCT GTGTCCCAAAAAGGCCTGGCACACCTGAGGTTCCCCAAACGTACAACAATACAGCCCTGGTGCTATGGAAACCAGCTGACACCAAGGCCCCCTGTAGCTACTCACTGGAAAGGAAGACAGAAGGTGGGCTGACATTCATCTACACTG GTGATGCCAATTGGTCGATCATAGCGACAGGAGTGGCTGACTGCTACTACAATGTGAGAGACCTGCCACCAGGGGGCACTTTTAGGTTCCGGGTGGCCTGCGTCAACAAGGCCGGACAGGGACCATACAGCAACATTTCAGACAGAGTCAGTCTGGACTCAACAG TGGGCGTGTCCTCTCCTGCAGTGGCAATTGTGAAGACTGTCCCTGCCCCTCCTCGCCACCCTGCCCAATTGGGAACCACCTTAGGGGCTGCTTTCCCATTGGCCCAGCCAGTAGTAACACATCCTCCCAGGGAAGCTGTGTCCACCAGCTCTCCCTCTTCACACACTTCCACACAGACCTCTCTTACCTCTCCAGTCCCCAGCGCAGCCCCGCCCAGCCATGCCCCAACACCTCTTCCAGCTGAACCCCTGGTGGTCCCTTCCCCGCCTGTAGTCAAGCCCCCTCCCTTCGTCCTACCGAAGCCCCAGAGTCCTGTCAACGTGGTCCCTCCCATGACTCAAACCCCACCCCCTCTTGCCACTCCCCCTGCCACCCCCACCAAGCCATCTGTCGTCACCACCGTGCCCACCTACAGCCCTGCCGCCACCACCTACATAGCCCCACCCCCACTCCCGgccccctccttctccccccaAGTGCTCCAGGTCACCGGTCTGAGCCCcatgggggaggggaggggcacTCCAGTCCGAGGGACCTCCACAGGCCGCGTCACACCCAAGCCGGGTGAGACCGCTCTGCGACAGGGAGTGCCACAGAAGCCCTACACCTTCCTGGATGAGAAGGCCAG AGGGCGGTTCGGGGTTGTCCGGGAGTGTCGAGAAAACGCCACAGGACACGTCTTCATGGCTAAGATCGTTCCTTATGACCAGGAGACTAAGAAGTCCATCCTGCAGGAGTATGAGATCCTTAAGTCCCTTCACAACGACAAGATTATGGCACTTCACGAGGCCTACGTCACGCCCCGCTACTTAGTCCTAGTGGCTGAGTACTGCACCGGCAAGGAGCTGCTTTACAGCctcatagacag GTTTCGTTACTCTGAAGATGACGTGGTGGGCTACCTGGTCCAGATTCTTCAAGGGTTGGAATACCTCCACAACAAACGGATTCTCCATCTGGACATCAAGCCTGACAACATAATGGTCACCAACCTCAATGTCATTAAAATAGTAGACTTCGGCAGCGCTCAGAACTTCAACCCCCTCCTGCTGAAACAGTACAGCAGTGGCCTGAGCACCCTAGAGTACATGT CACCGGAGATGATAAAAGGAGATGTGATTGGGCCACCAGCTGACATATGGAGTCTGGGGGTTGTAGCCTATGTCAT GCTAAGTGGTAGGTTGCCCTTTCACGACAAAGACCGGCAGCAGACTGAGACCAAAATCCAGATGGCCAAGTTTGACCCGACCAAGCTGTACCCAAACGTGTCCCAAAGTGCCTCAATGTTCCTCAAGAAGATGCTGAGTAGCTACGCCTG GGCCCGTCCGAGCACCAAGGACTGTTTCACTCACGCCTGGCTACAGGACTCCTACCTGATGAAGCTGAGAAGACAGACACTcaccttcaccaccaccaagcTCAAAGAGTTCCTAGGGGAGCACCATCGACATCGCGCCGAAGTCTCCACCAAACACAAAGTCCTCCTACGCTCTTATTCCAGCACAGCTTCTCCAACCGCGCCCTCCCAACCACATCCACCAAAGTGA